A segment of the Lentimicrobiaceae bacterium genome:
GAAATCACGAGGATAATTCCTGCTATCCTGATATTGAGCACAATTGTAATGGCTACCAGGCTGATGAGCAGGTATTTAAATAGTTGAACCGGTGCCCGGTGCGAGCGGGCATATTCTTCATCAAAAGCAATAAAAAGAATAAGGTGATAGAATTTAGTAAAAAATAAAGCCAGAAAAGCAGCCAGTGCAGCCATTAACCATAAATCGGTTGTGCCTACCGTGAGTATACTGCCAAACAGATATGACATAAGATTGGGCGCATAGCCGGGTGTCATAAAAATAAAAATAATGCCAACAGCCATGCCCAGCGACCAAAGGATACCAATGGCTGAGTCTTCGCGGATGTTTGTCCGGCTGGCTGTGAGTTCAATGCCAATGGCCGATAAAACGCTGAACACTGCAGCCCCAAGCACTGGATTGAGCCCCAGAAACCAGGCAATGCCTATTCCTCCGAAAGAGGCATGGGTTATGCCTCCGCTTATAAATACCATTCGCCTGGCAACAATATAAGAACCGGCAATTCCGCAGCTGATACTTGCCA
Coding sequences within it:
- a CDS encoding metal ABC transporter permease; protein product: MNNSIFHLFNYSFFTNSLLAALLASISCGIAGSYIVARRMVFISGGITHASFGGIGIAWFLGLNPVLGAAVFSVLSAIGIELTASRTNIREDSAIGILWSLGMAVGIIFIFMTPGYAPNLMSYLFGSILTVGTTDLWLMAALAAFLALFFTKFYHLILFIAFDEEYARSHRAPVQLFKYLLISLVAITIVLNIRIAGIILVISFLTIPQSTANLFTHNFSKIIFLSILIGILGSVSGLLASYYLNIPSGATIIFAFVLIFGLSKLFKTLTVKLSIKRQVKS